A genomic region of Candidatus Dormiibacterota bacterium contains the following coding sequences:
- a CDS encoding CBS domain-containing protein, producing the protein MIFLSDFLNAEVVDVRQHRVGRVRDLVVVMTEPFPKVTGVILKNSRKVRSVDWSVVRSWDNKELSLKVDAASLQPHSRADTELWLARQILDKQIVDMDGRRVVRVNDLQLSQVEGSMLVIGVDIGSRGLARRVGLEGLGRRITAALGLDWPQKLISWEAVDPVKTDISSVKLRIAHTKLAKLHPADIADIVNELSPDDRNAVFAALDDEKAADTLEEIDEPQMQASILERLDVERASDILEAMAPDEVADLLADMPRERAQQLLQKMEEDEAGDVEELLAYREDTAGGLMTTEYVAVLHTLTAAEAIERLRELEPDAESVYYVYVIDEEEHLLGVLSLRDLIVAKPETKIRDFMIKNVISVRLDAGPREVAEVTSKYNLLAVPVVDEHNRIHGIVTVDDVMERVMPARAGGRRRRIF; encoded by the coding sequence TTGATCTTCCTCAGCGACTTCCTCAACGCTGAGGTTGTCGACGTTCGACAGCATCGCGTCGGGCGAGTTCGAGACCTCGTTGTGGTGATGACCGAGCCCTTTCCCAAGGTCACCGGGGTCATCCTGAAGAACAGCCGAAAGGTGCGCTCCGTCGACTGGTCGGTGGTTCGCAGCTGGGACAACAAAGAGCTCAGCCTGAAAGTCGATGCCGCCAGCTTACAGCCGCACAGCCGCGCCGATACCGAGCTGTGGCTTGCGCGGCAGATTCTGGACAAACAGATCGTCGACATGGACGGCCGCCGGGTGGTGCGGGTGAATGACCTGCAGCTGTCCCAGGTGGAAGGGTCGATGCTCGTGATCGGTGTCGATATCGGCAGCCGGGGGCTGGCGCGGCGCGTCGGGCTCGAGGGGCTGGGGCGCCGGATTACCGCCGCCCTCGGCCTGGATTGGCCACAAAAGCTGATCTCCTGGGAGGCGGTCGACCCGGTGAAGACCGACATTAGCTCGGTCAAGCTTCGGATCGCCCACACCAAGCTCGCCAAGCTGCACCCGGCCGACATCGCGGATATCGTCAACGAGCTCAGCCCAGACGATCGCAATGCGGTCTTCGCCGCCCTCGACGATGAGAAGGCCGCCGATACCCTGGAGGAGATCGACGAGCCGCAGATGCAGGCCTCCATCCTGGAACGTCTTGACGTCGAGCGCGCGTCGGACATCCTGGAAGCGATGGCCCCCGACGAGGTTGCGGACTTGTTGGCCGATATGCCGCGCGAGCGGGCTCAACAGCTGCTGCAGAAAATGGAGGAAGACGAGGCGGGCGACGTCGAGGAGCTGCTCGCCTATCGCGAGGACACGGCCGGTGGCCTGATGACCACCGAGTACGTCGCCGTGCTGCATACCCTGACCGCCGCTGAGGCGATCGAACGCCTGCGCGAGCTCGAGCCGGATGCCGAGAGCGTCTATTACGTCTACGTCATCGACGAGGAGGAGCATCTGCTGGGCGTCCTGTCCCTGCGCGACCTGATCGTGGCCAAGCCCGAGACCAAGATCCGCGACTTCATGATCAAGAACGTGATTTCCGTCCGGCTCGACGCCGGGCCGCGCGAGGTCGCCGAGGTGACCTCGAAGTACAACCTCCTGGCCGTGCCGGTGGTCGACGAGCACAACCGAATCCACGGCATCGTGACGGTCGATGACGTCATGGAGCGGGTCATGCCGGCGCGGGCCGGCGGACGCCGCCGACGGATCTTCTAA
- the fabF gene encoding beta-ketoacyl-ACP synthase II, translated as MVNGTRVVVTGTGAITSLGHTTRETWEAVKAGRSGVRRVQTFDPSAMPSKVASEVVDFKPEARLDRKEARRMSRFVQFAMVATREALEGSGLQVTEANRDRVGVIVGSAIGGLEMIEEAHTILKERGPSRISPFTVPMMIADMGAGQISIATGARGPNFCTVSACSSGAHAIGEAFETIRRGDAMAMIAGGSEACVTPLALAAFCASRAVSTRDIEATRASRPFDLERDGFVMGEGAGILILEELESARKRGAPIIAEIVGYGATADAGHITAPDPVGAGAAQAMKRTLAKARVAPEDVSYINAHGTATQLGDVAETLAFKDIFGDAAYRIPISSTKSMLGHLLGAAGSVEAVISVKAVEEGVAPPTINLEHPDPQCDLDYIPEGARELDIKLALSNSFGFGGHNASLLFKQFRG; from the coding sequence ATGGTAAATGGTACGCGAGTCGTGGTCACCGGCACCGGCGCCATCACCTCGCTTGGTCACACCACGCGTGAGACCTGGGAGGCCGTCAAGGCTGGCCGATCGGGCGTGCGCCGCGTGCAGACCTTCGATCCATCGGCTATGCCGAGCAAGGTGGCGAGTGAGGTAGTGGATTTCAAGCCTGAGGCTCGCCTCGACCGGAAGGAGGCGCGCCGGATGTCGCGATTCGTCCAGTTCGCCATGGTCGCCACCCGCGAAGCGCTCGAAGGCTCAGGGCTCCAGGTCACCGAGGCGAACCGAGACCGGGTCGGTGTCATCGTGGGGAGCGCGATCGGCGGCCTGGAGATGATCGAGGAGGCGCACACCATCCTCAAGGAACGTGGACCGTCTCGCATCAGTCCCTTCACCGTGCCGATGATGATCGCGGACATGGGCGCCGGCCAGATCTCAATCGCCACGGGTGCCCGCGGCCCGAACTTCTGCACGGTTTCTGCTTGCAGTTCCGGTGCGCACGCCATTGGCGAGGCCTTCGAAACGATCCGTCGGGGCGACGCCATGGCCATGATCGCGGGCGGTAGTGAGGCGTGCGTCACGCCGCTGGCGCTGGCCGCGTTCTGCGCCTCGCGTGCCGTATCGACGCGCGACATCGAAGCCACCAGGGCGAGCCGCCCGTTCGACCTGGAGCGCGACGGCTTCGTGATGGGGGAAGGAGCCGGGATCTTGATCCTCGAGGAGCTCGAGTCAGCGCGGAAACGCGGTGCGCCGATCATCGCCGAGATCGTTGGCTACGGCGCGACCGCGGACGCCGGCCACATCACGGCGCCCGATCCAGTTGGCGCCGGCGCAGCCCAGGCGATGAAGCGCACCCTGGCCAAAGCGCGGGTCGCGCCGGAAGACGTGAGCTACATCAACGCCCATGGGACAGCGACCCAACTGGGCGACGTTGCGGAAACGCTCGCATTCAAAGATATTTTTGGCGACGCCGCGTACCGAATCCCGATCAGCTCGACCAAATCGATGCTGGGACATCTGCTCGGCGCCGCCGGCTCGGTCGAAGCGGTGATTTCCGTGAAGGCCGTCGAGGAAGGCGTGGCGCCGCCCACCATCAACCTCGAGCATCCGGACCCGCAATGTGACCTCGACTACATCCCAGAGGGCGCGCGCGAGCTCGACATCAAACTGGCGCTGTCGAACTCCTTTGGCTTCGGCGGCCACAACGCGTCCTTGCTCTTCAAGCAATTCCGAGGCTAG
- a CDS encoding 3-oxoacyl-[acyl-carrier-protein] synthase III C-terminal domain-containing protein, with amino-acid sequence MPSLAQARRGLALGAIAGLGIYRPPADAPLARRVTGTDLTGVSYRVKADQGLSTPSLAAGAARAALRAAGVNSSDIEMIIVGTSTPDVLWPTTACLVQTELKLPMVGSFDLYAAETSMLAALNVGIRYTAAGARGVLLIGAESDNQLVDLPGQGGRVHTRVAAAVVLTQAGDDGGVLSTMAGGAARSDVNGDAHDRTLLRGLTEAAAECLQKANLAMSEIDLVIGEQSAPDIMQAWSKQAGVSSSRILLDPVRYGSLRAAAPLTALHDAVHAGELQNGMTALLLACGSGPTWAAACLRWGGGGIAEW; translated from the coding sequence ATGCCGTCGCTTGCCCAGGCACGCCGCGGATTAGCCCTTGGGGCGATCGCCGGCCTGGGCATCTATCGCCCTCCGGCGGATGCGCCGCTGGCGCGGCGCGTCACTGGGACGGATCTGACGGGCGTTTCCTATCGCGTGAAGGCCGACCAGGGCCTGAGCACGCCATCGCTGGCGGCCGGCGCCGCGCGCGCCGCGTTGCGGGCCGCCGGCGTGAACTCGTCCGACATCGAGATGATCATCGTCGGCACCAGTACACCGGACGTGCTCTGGCCCACCACCGCCTGCTTGGTGCAGACGGAGCTGAAGCTCCCCATGGTCGGAAGCTTTGACCTGTACGCGGCGGAGACGAGCATGCTGGCGGCGCTCAATGTCGGGATCCGCTACACGGCCGCCGGCGCGCGGGGCGTCTTGCTGATCGGGGCCGAGTCGGATAACCAACTGGTCGACCTGCCCGGACAGGGCGGGAGAGTTCATACCCGCGTGGCGGCGGCCGTGGTGCTCACTCAGGCGGGCGACGACGGCGGGGTCCTGTCCACGATGGCAGGTGGTGCAGCACGGAGCGACGTGAATGGCGACGCCCACGATCGCACGCTGCTGCGTGGGCTTACCGAGGCGGCGGCCGAATGCCTGCAGAAGGCGAACCTAGCCATGTCGGAGATCGACCTGGTGATCGGCGAGCAGTCGGCGCCAGACATCATGCAGGCCTGGAGTAAGCAAGCCGGGGTCTCATCGAGCCGCATCCTGCTCGACCCAGTGCGCTATGGATCGTTGCGGGCAGCCGCACCGTTGACCGCGCTGCACGACGCGGTCCACGCGGGCGAGCTGCAAAACGGCATGACGGCGCTCCTGCTCGCCTGTGGCAGTGGCCCGACCTGGGCGGCCGCCTGTCTTCGCTGGGGTGGTGGAGGGATCGCCGAATGGTAA
- the acpP gene encoding acyl carrier protein, with protein MAEANFDKFRGIIAEQLGVDVEKVTPEASFTDDLSADSLDLVELIMAFEEEYGMEISDEDAQKLRTVGEAWNYVKGKVSVA; from the coding sequence ATGGCTGAAGCGAATTTCGACAAGTTCCGCGGCATCATCGCAGAGCAGCTTGGCGTCGACGTCGAGAAGGTGACCCCGGAAGCGTCCTTCACCGATGACCTGTCGGCCGACTCGCTGGACCTGGTCGAGCTGATCATGGCCTTCGAGGAGGAGTACGGCATGGAGATCTCCGACGAGGACGCCCAGAAGCTTCGCACCGTCGGCGAGGCCTGGAATTACGTCAAGGGGAAGGTGTCCGTCGCCTGA
- the fabD gene encoding ACP S-malonyltransferase, with protein MAFVFPGQGSQYVGMGKALFDVSETARHVFRRADETLGFGLTRMCFEGPEQDLNDTINAQPAILTVSIACLNVLRERWQALGQVVAPQYVAGHSLGEFTALVAADVIDFDSALRLVRERGRLMKENGTERPGGMLAVLGLDRDVIEAVVAEAGAVGIITVANANSPGQIVLSGESAALDRATELARARGASRVVRLPISIASHSPLMARAAAQFGEIVARLPLRQPRIPVVANITGQILTSADDIRKELADHILKPVQWTASVVEMVARGSAEFLEIGPGQVLSGLIRRISQDSHVVTLNDREVARVVTPSPSG; from the coding sequence GTGGCCTTCGTTTTCCCGGGGCAGGGTTCGCAGTACGTGGGGATGGGCAAGGCCCTCTTCGACGTTTCCGAGACCGCGCGCCACGTCTTCCGGCGGGCGGACGAGACCCTTGGCTTCGGGCTGACCCGCATGTGCTTCGAGGGACCCGAGCAGGACCTCAACGACACCATCAACGCTCAGCCCGCGATCCTCACCGTGAGCATCGCCTGCCTCAATGTGCTGCGCGAGCGGTGGCAGGCCCTGGGTCAGGTGGTCGCCCCCCAGTACGTCGCCGGCCATAGCCTGGGCGAGTTCACCGCGCTGGTCGCAGCGGACGTCATCGATTTCGACAGTGCGCTGCGGCTGGTGCGTGAGCGCGGCCGGTTGATGAAAGAGAACGGCACCGAGCGGCCAGGCGGGATGCTCGCCGTCCTGGGACTCGATCGAGATGTGATCGAAGCCGTCGTCGCCGAGGCGGGCGCCGTGGGGATCATCACCGTCGCCAACGCCAACTCCCCCGGGCAGATCGTGCTCTCCGGCGAGAGCGCAGCGCTCGATCGCGCCACCGAACTCGCCCGCGCTCGGGGCGCCTCGCGGGTGGTCCGGCTGCCGATCAGCATCGCATCGCACTCACCGCTGATGGCCCGGGCCGCCGCCCAATTCGGCGAGATCGTCGCCCGGCTGCCGCTCCGTCAGCCGCGGATTCCAGTCGTGGCCAATATCACCGGACAGATCCTGACCAGCGCCGACGACATCCGCAAGGAGCTTGCCGACCACATCTTGAAGCCGGTCCAGTGGACGGCGTCGGTCGTCGAGATGGTCGCCCGCGGCAGCGCGGAATTCCTCGAGATCGGGCCCGGCCAGGTGCTCTCCGGGTTGATCCGGCGCATCAGCCAGGACTCTCACGTCGTTACCCTCAACGACCGCGAGGTCGCGCGCGTCGTCACCCCCTCCCCATCGGGATGA